The following is a genomic window from Onthophagus taurus isolate NC chromosome 1, IU_Otau_3.0, whole genome shotgun sequence.
aagaaaaatatatggagcaatttgaacaacaaaagttaataatcgttcaaaattaaagatggtcttggagaatatttatttgtagcataaatcatagtattcatcaaaccatttcatttgatacctcgctcatgaaaatcggaatgtaaatgacagagttacagcttggggcgttttttgtatgacaccctgtatatacagtgCTTCCCGAAAGTAACgaataaattcgttaaaagaattaaaaacggtttatagaaaaatcgctgaaaGTGGTCTAaggatttaaattttgtggtatagattttaaattttttccgccatttttaagctagttatgacgtcatcgctattttttcaaatagcaatcccccatttttattactgaatatgaaagaggatttttttctgaatttggtacattaatattagttgcataagaaaattttcgagtaAAATTGCCTTAAATGTTTCatgattttccattcatttgaGGTAGAAAAATAGCCAttcgtaaccatggcaaccagttgttttagaatgattaatttttgatatctgaaacagttggttgccatggttacgcatagctactgctattttgcTATCTtaaatgaatggaaaattatgaaactttaacataatttttctcgaaaatgttcttatgtaaccaatattaatattgactgtactagatGCAGAAAAagtcctctttcatattccgtaatagactgcctaagtctgacgtcaaagataataacataaatatacataaatcgccaaaaaatgtcatttgaaatgtcatcacttaacttaatttattttattttaacactaatgaaaaattgcatatggtgatttaccgttagcaacacagttagcaacgaaaatgtttggagtcggtataagctccgcTCATCTCTatgacgtcaaggcttagcTTATCTATAGAACAttactcgtttaaaaatagcggaaaaattttaaaatctataccaaacaattgcaaaaaattttaatctttagacccgtttcagcgatttttccataaactgttcttaattgttttaacgaatatatccgttacttttgggaaACCCTGTATATGTTACGCTATTTTTCAtgatatttgtaaatttttttttctattttttgttgtaattttctaGGCATAGTTTTTTCTGGGTTTGTCCTGTTCTGTGCCCAACTTGGtgtgtgaaataaaataaataaatatcaaggttttactgtaatgtcaaattatattgacatgttgcattttatgtcaTATGTGCAACAAAGTAAGTAGTAACCTACTTACTAGCCCTggtttttatggaaatatatttttgtatattgcatctaaAGTCAAATTCACatagtgttaaaaaaatgatcgTTTTCAAATTAGACATTTACTTTTGACAAGAACTGTATTATTTCCATTGGATAATTTCTTACCGTTTTAAAACATATGGATCAAATGGAAAAAAACTATCCAAAATATTATCAGTGGTTAATGTTGAACCTTTATCATCATGGTAAATAGTTTTCATAATATTTCTAGAATTATGTTCGATTACTGAATAACAGTATGCTAATTGATAAGTTCTTGTAACTGctgcaaaatttttaacaacagCTGGTTGGCAAACACGTAAAGGATTTAATCTACATGTAACAATTTTTGCTAAATTTAACGTttctaaaaatgataaatctaaaacaaaataaattaataattaaaaattattaatattccttttttacttttctttgtattaaaaagatctttttGTCTAAAAGCAATAACGTAAAATATCGCTTGACAAACACTATAAAAAACCGAATGTGTCctaacatcaaaattaacacATTCCACTTCATCTAGAGTTGAAATATATGAATGAGCCCAAGTAGACATTTGTTGAAGCGTTCCTTTGAGCATccttaaaagaaatatattcaaattattcataaacaatcaattttttagcaTACTTACGAAAGCGGAATAAAATTACTTCTTGCAATAAAACTAGCGATATAACAAACAGCACTTTGTCTAACAACAGAAGCTATACTTGGCGAACAAacttttttccataaataatttaaaaatgcttcCGATATAGCCGTTTTAAAAcaacacaaataaaaaattataaattgtataTGGTGGATATTATGTGTtggaagaattattttatcaaatattgAGATGACATCTCTATATAacactaaaattaaatcacttcattattttaaccatataaatgaatttttttttttaatttacattttaatttatcccAATCTAAATTTCCATTTCTTCTATCTTCACATTCagatacaaaataattaaatatccTATCAATACATACATCCAAAGTGTGTCCTATTGTATGATGTATTTTATCCTCAAAATCTTCACCACCCATTTGAATCGCTGAATTATCAGCAATAAAATCACATTTggctttttcaatttcatcttTAGGAGCATTTACATCTAATATAACTAACCTAAAATACatgaaacgtttttttataagcacattaataataaaatatttaaaacatactttgaaaaaattaatgttaaaatttccaaTCTAAATTCAGGTTGATATTCCAataccaataataaattatgtatATAGAATTCATGAACATGTgttgattttttatgatatggAAAATGTGATCTAAACgcgtttaaaattacttcttgactcctaaaataataattgaaacaaatttatttcaaaccaACCTAAAAAGGATTAAAATACTTACATAGGtacaactttaattaatatatttaaaaccCAATGTATATGCACACATTTTTGTAAATCGCTATCATTCGGTATTCCACAAATCCATTCGTCGTTCGTTTCGGGTATAAAATTAGATACCAACTTATTAACAGCATATTTAACATGATAATTATGTGCAGATAACAGATTTAACAAAAAGGATTTATAAATTCCAGTAACATTACTGCTGTAATGCGTCCACCTTAAGGATAAAACAGCTTCAACAAAAAGTCTTAATTCATGGCTCAACAATGATATACACTGTGTAGCTTCTGTTagtaaatcgaaaatatcaTCATCTAATAATTCAGCGTCTCTAATTAAAACTACTAAATTCTCATAGTCTCTAGTGTTTGTTCCATTAGCGAATTCGTGCAATATACACTCGATCTTTTTTGAATCGGGTAATTTGAATCTCACTTTCGGGGCAGATTTTACCAATGAACTTCTTAGGCTTGGTGCCTTTAATATTGAAACACGAGAACTTCTCACGCTACCATCCAAAAT
Proteins encoded in this region:
- the LOC111429242 gene encoding RNA polymerase I-specific transcription initiation factor RRN3, with the translated sequence MSILDGSVRSSRVSILKAPSLRSSLVKSAPKVRFKLPDSKKIECILHEFANGTNTRDYENLVVLIRDAELLDDDIFDLLTEATQCISLLSHELRLFVEAVLSLRWTHYSSNVTGIYKSFLLNLLSAHNYHVKYAVNKLVSNFIPETNDEWICGIPNDSDLQKCVHIHWVLNILIKVVPMSQEVILNAFRSHFPYHKKSTHVHEFYIHNLLLVLEYQPEFRLEILTLIFSKLVILDVNAPKDEIEKAKCDFIADNSAIQMGGEDFEDKIHHTIGHTLDVCIDRIFNYFVSECEDRRNGNLDWDKLKLLYRDVISIFDKIILPTHNIHHIQFIIFYLCCFKTAISEAFLNYLWKKVCSPSIASVVRQSAVCYIASFIARSNFIPLSMLKGTLQQMSTWAHSYISTLDEVECVNFDVRTHSVFYSVCQAIFYVIAFRQKDLFNTKKNLSFLETLNLAKIVTCRLNPLRVCQPAVVKNFAAVTRTYQLAYCYSVIEHNSRNIMKTIYHDDKGSTLTTDNILDSFFPFDPYVLKRSGEKIRHIYLHYRDNEEVPSQRQEMDVDDDFLCEQETSKHLLKFSYSCSPGFRVTQ